The Halopelagius inordinatus genomic interval GACGACCTCGACGTATGGATATATTCGCGTGGATCGCACTGGCGCTTCTCGTCCTCGGCGTCGTCGGAACCGTCGCCCCACTCGTGCCCGGCGCACTCCTGTCCGTGGCCGGTGTGGTGCTCTACTGGTGGTCTACGGGCTTCAGCGATCCGAGCCTTCCCGTCTTCGTCTCGTTGCTTCTCGTCGGCGTTGCGACGATGGTCATCGACTACGCGGGCGGGGCGGTGGCCGCGAAGGCGGCGGGCGCGTCGACGCTCACGACCGGTATCGCCGTCGTCGTCGGCTTCGTCCTCCTCTTCGTGACGGGGCCGGTGGGATTTCTGGTCGGCATCGCGGTCACCGTGTTCGTCGCGGAGTTCGCTCGGAACCAGAACGCGGAACAGAGCGGTAAAGCGGCCCTGTACGCGACGGTCGGCGTC includes:
- a CDS encoding DUF456 domain-containing protein, which translates into the protein MDIFAWIALALLVLGVVGTVAPLVPGALLSVAGVVLYWWSTGFSDPSLPVFVSLLLVGVATMVIDYAGGAVAAKAAGASTLTTGIAVVVGFVLLFVTGPVGFLVGIAVTVFVAEFARNQNAEQSGKAALYATVGVLASTAAQVLLTGAMLVAFLFVLFF